The Arachis hypogaea cultivar Tifrunner chromosome 14, arahy.Tifrunner.gnm2.J5K5, whole genome shotgun sequence genome has a segment encoding these proteins:
- the LOC112741119 gene encoding uncharacterized protein, with amino-acid sequence MKLCRFTVFFPLDITVTAALSSFTLPLCLIDANSSPLPLSASVSLTVSDKLVVAFLRSPVLRAFPTLIVAGGSSSSSRDWMSSSLPVLSPPRSQSRAVVAPFVAGDRSSRSPNFLLAFSNSSASFAQPSPNLELLKFMKTGVFMQIIEIIDFITSTSYGSKA; translated from the exons ATGAAACTATGTCGTTTCACAGTCTTCTTCCCCCTCGACATTACTGTCACTGCAGCTCTCTCATCTTTCACTCTGCCTCTCTGCCTCATTGACGCGAACTCAAGTCCTCTCCCTCTATCGGCATCGGTCTCTCTCACTGTCTCTGACAAGCTCGTCGTCGCTTTCCTACGGTCTCCGGTCTTGCGCGCCTTCCCTACCCTCATCGTCGCTGGTGGCAGTAGCAGCAGCTCCCGGGACTGGATGTCGTCGTCGCTCCCTGTCTTGTCACCGCCTCGCAGTCAGTCTCGCGCCGTCGTTGCGCCCTTCGTCGCCGGAGACAGAAGCAGCAGGTCCCCGAACTTCCTCCTCGCCTTCAGCAACTCCTCGGCTTCCTTCGCACAACCTAGTCCTAATTTG GAGTTATTGAAATTTATGAAGACTGGTGTCTTTATGCAGATCATTGAAATCATTGATTTCATCACATCCACCTCCTATGGCTCCAAGGCCTGA